The following coding sequences are from one Brooklawnia cerclae window:
- a CDS encoding flavodoxin family protein, whose protein sequence is MKVVVVYATARRGSTYHVSTMLLDMLSATEQLEIEQIRLPREAPDFCTGCYLCFNEGGERCPHVDTMEPIEEKLHAADLIVLCSPVYAGGVAGQLKTVFDHLSYSELMHKPHPSMFSKVVVSIVLSAGKGHRTTARYIARCFADLGISSVFAITGPVAADSWAKVTDKRRDMLTRRADDLVPRIVAAVRSPKVSMRTKFFFHLSRWSIKKWGWNESDVSYWQRQGWLGSGRPWKQVAEVESWQGAPLEGGLTTG, encoded by the coding sequence ATGAAGGTGGTCGTCGTGTATGCCACGGCGCGGAGGGGATCCACGTATCACGTGTCGACGATGCTGCTCGACATGCTTTCCGCGACCGAGCAACTGGAGATCGAACAGATCCGGCTTCCCCGGGAGGCGCCGGATTTCTGCACGGGGTGCTACCTCTGTTTCAACGAGGGAGGGGAGCGATGCCCGCACGTCGACACGATGGAACCGATCGAGGAGAAGCTGCACGCGGCTGATCTCATCGTCCTGTGTTCCCCGGTGTACGCGGGTGGTGTCGCCGGTCAACTCAAGACGGTGTTCGACCATCTGAGCTACTCGGAGCTGATGCACAAACCGCACCCGAGCATGTTCTCGAAGGTCGTCGTGTCGATCGTCCTCTCGGCGGGCAAGGGACATCGGACGACCGCGCGTTATATCGCGAGGTGTTTCGCCGACCTGGGGATATCCAGTGTCTTCGCCATCACGGGGCCGGTTGCGGCCGATTCGTGGGCGAAGGTGACCGACAAGCGCCGCGACATGCTCACCAGGAGGGCGGACGACCTCGTCCCGCGCATCGTCGCGGCCGTGCGGTCACCGAAGGTGAGCATGAGGACGAAGTTCTTCTTCCATCTGTCCCGGTGGAGCATCAAGAAGTGGGGCTGGAACGAGTCGGATGTCTCGTACTGGCAGCGACAGGGGTGGCTCGGGAGCGGCCGCCCGTGGAAACAGGTCGCCGAGGTGGAGTCCTGGCAGGGCGCGCCGTTGGAGGGCGGACTGACGACCGGCTGA